In the Haliaeetus albicilla chromosome 7, bHalAlb1.1, whole genome shotgun sequence genome, one interval contains:
- the HDAC5 gene encoding histone deacetylase 5 isoform X2, with the protein MDPQSDAEGGSGREPSLELLSCAQLHATHPTSGAEGPAEVRGAPEACGERRGPGLDAAARERQLQRELLALKQQQQLQKQLLFAEFQKQHEHLTRQHEVQLQKHLKQQQEALAARRQQELEQQRQRERQEALEQQQRLEQLHALRTKDKSRESAIASTEVKLKLQEFLLSKTKEPGTGPPNHSLPQHPKCWAHHTSLDQNSPPQTGSPGTPPSYKLPLLGTYDGRDDFPLRKTASEPNLKVRSRLKQKVAERRSSPLLRRKDGTVISTFKKRAIEITVSSVCSSAPGSGPSSPNSSHSAIAENGFTGSVPNIHAELLPQHRALTLDGASQLSLYTSPSLPNISLGLQATVTVTNSHLNASPKLSPQAEAERPAVAALRPGAALTGKFLSTSSIPGCLLGVALEGDPPAGPASLLQHVLLLEQARQQSTLIAVPLHGQSPLVTGERAGSVRTVSKLPRHRPLSRTQSSPLPQSPQALPHGSLPHGTLQHHFLDKQQVQLGKLLPKPGELARQPPTHPEETEEELTEQQSPPPGDGATPGPPLTLVSPDAGDPPERLQDPEGCEEPGDSGDEVDVPGVPDVTDLGVTYKQVFPEAPLQLYPAPPLGILALSHPALARTQSSPASASIKPPAPDGPPKHLFTTGVVYDTFMLKHQCTCGNTNIHPEHAGRIQSIWSRLQETGLLGKCERIRGRKATLEEIQTVHSEHHTLLYGTSPLNRQKLDSKKLLAPISQKTYAVLPCGGIGVDSDTVWNEMHSSSAVRMAVGCLVELAFKVAAGEIKNGFAVIRPPGHHAEESTAMGFCFFNSVAISAKLLQQKLSVGRILIVDWDIHHGNGTQQAFYSDPDVLYISLHRYDDGNFFPGSGAPEEVGSGMGVGYNINIAWTGGVDPPIGDVEYLTAFRTVVMPIANEFSPDVVLVSAGFDAVEGHLSPLGGYSVTAKCFGHLTKQLMMLAGGRVVLALEGGHDLTAICDASEACVSALLGLELEPLDSSLLQQKPNVNAVATLEKVIEIQSKHWGSVKRFAATVGCSLLEAQKGEAEEAETVTAMALLSVGAEQGNADPQPRPAEEPMEAEPML; encoded by the exons ATGGACCCCCAGAGCGATGCAG AGGGGGGGTCCGGTCGTGAGCCCTCGCTGGAGCTCCTGTCCTGCGCCCAGCTCCACGCCACCCACCCCACCTCAG GGGCGGAGGGGCCGGCGGAGGTGCGAGGGGCACCCGAGGCGTGCGGGGAGcgccgggggccggggctggatGCGGCGGCGCGGGAGCGGCAGCTGCAGCGGGAGCTGTTGGCCctcaagcagcagcagcagctccagaagCAGCTGCTCTTCGCCGAGTTCCAGAAGCAACACGAGCACCTCACCCGCCAGCATGAGGTCCAGCTCCAGAAGCACCTCAAG cagcagcaagaagcGCTGGCCGCCCGccggcagcaggagctggagcagcagcggcagcgggAACGGCAGGAGgccctggagcagcagcagcgcctGGAGCAGCTCCATGCCCTGCGCACCAAGGACAAGAGCCGGGAGA gtgccaTCGCCAGCACGGAGGTGAAGCTGAAGCTGCAGGAGTTCCTGCTCAGCAAGACGAAGGAGCCGGGCACTGGCCCCCCCAACCAttccctcccccagcaccccaaatgTTG ggctcaTCACACCTCGTTGGACCAgaattcccccccccaaaccggCAGCCCGGGGACACCCCCATCCTACAAACTCCCCCTCCTCGGCACCTACGACGGCCGGGATGATTTCCCGCTTCGCAAAACCG CCTCCGAACCCAACCTGAAAGTTCGCTCGCGGTTAAAACAGAAGGTAGCGGAGAGGAGGAGCAGTCCCCTGCTGCGGAGGAAGGACGGCACCGTCATCAGCACCTTCAAGAAGCGAGCCATCGAGATCACGG TGTCCTCGGTGTGCAGCAGCGCCCCGGGCTCCGGGCCCAGCTCCCCCAACAGCTCCCACAGCGCCATCGCCGAAAACGGCTTCACCGGCTCCGTCCCCAACATCCACGCCGAG ctcctgccccagcaccgAGCCCTCACCCTGGACGGCGCCAGCCAGCTCAGCCTCTACACGTCCCCGTCCCTGCCCAACATCTCCCTGGGGCTCCAGGCCACCGTCACCGTCACCAACTCCCACCTCAAC GCGTCCCCCAAGCTGTCACCGCAGGCGGAGGCCGAACGCCCGGCGGTGGCCGCCCTGCGCCCCGGGGCCGCCCTCACCGGCAAATTCCTGAGCACCTCCTCCATCCCGGGCTGCCTGTTGGGGGTGGCCCTGGAAGGGGacccccccgccggccccgcgtccctgctgcagcacgtCCTGCTGCTGGAGCAAGCGCGCCAGCAGAGCACCCTCATTGCCG TGCCGCTGCACGGGCAATCGCCGCTGGTGACGGGGGAGCGCGCGGGGAGCGTGCGGACGGTGAGCAAGCTGCCGCGGCACCGGCCCCTGAGCCGCACGCAGTcgtcccccctgccccagagcccccaggccctgccccacggctccctgccccacggcACTCTCCAGCATCATTTCCTCGACAAGCAGCAGGTTCAACTGGGAAAG ctgctccccaaGCCGGGGGAGCTGGCGCGGCAGCCCCCTACCCACCCCGAGGAGACGGAGGAGGAGTTGACGGAGCAGCAGTCGCCCCCCCCGGGTGATGGGGCTACCCCTGGACCCCCACTCACCCTCGTCTCTCCGGATGCTGGGGACCCCCCGGAGCGGCTGCAGGACCCCGAGGGCTGCGAGGAGCCGGGTGACAGCGGGGACGAGGTCGATGTCCCCGGGGTCCCCGATGTCACCGACCTGGGGGTCACGTACAAGCAG gtgttCCCTGAGGCACCGCTGCAGCTGTACCCCGCGCCCCCCCTGGGTATCCTGGCGTTATCCCACCCGGCTCTCGCCCGCACCCAGTCGTCCCCCGCCAGCGCCAGCATCAAGCCCCCTGCACCCGATGGGCCCCCCAAGCACCTATTTACCACAG GCGTGGTGTACGACACGTTCATGCTGAAGCACCAGTGCACCTGCGGGAACACCAACATCCACCCCGAGCACGCCGGCCGCATCCAGAGCATCTGGTCCCGTCTGCAGGAGACCGGTCTCCTCGGCAAGTGTGAG cgcATCCGGGGCAGGAAGGCGACGCTGGAGGAGATCCAGACGGTGCACTCGGAGCATCACACGCTGCTTTATGGCACCAGCCCCCTCAACCGCCAGAAGCTCGACAGCAAGAAGCTCCTGG CTCCCATCAGCCAGAAGACGTACGCGGTGCTGCCGTGCGGGGGCATCGGG GTGGACAGTGACACAGTGTGGAACGAGATGCACTCGTCCAGCGCCGTGCGCATGGCAGTGGGCTGCCTGGTGGAGCTCGCCTTCAAGGTGGCCGCCGGCGAGATCAAG AACGGCTTCGCCGTCATCCGCCCCCCGGGACACCATGCAGAGGAGTCCACGGCCAT GGGCTTCTGCTTCTTCAACTCGGTGGCCATCTCGGCCAAACTGCTCCAGCAGAAGCTCAGCGTGGGCAGGATCCTCATCGTGGACTGG GACATCCACCATGGGAACgggacccagcaagccttctACAGCGACCCCGACGTCCTCTACATCTCCCTCCACCGTTACGATGACGGCAACTTCTTCCCAGGCAGCGGGGCACCCGAGGAG GTGGGCAGCGGGATGGGAGTGGGCTACAACATTAACATCGCCTGGACCGGCGGCGTCGACCCCCCCATCGGGGACGTGGAGTATCTCACCGCCTTCAG GACCGTGGTGATGCCCATCGCCAACGAGTTCTCGCCAGACGTGGTGCTGGTCTCGGCCGGCTTCGACGCCGTCGAGGGTCACCTCTCCCCGCTCGGCGGCTACTCCGTCACCGCCAAAT GTTTTGGCCACTTAACAAAGCAGCTGATGATGCTGGCGGGGGGCCGGGTGGTGCTGGCGCTGGAGGGGGGGCACGACCTGACGGCCATCTGTGACGCCTCGGAGGCCTGCGTCTCCGCTCTGCTTGGCCTGGAG CTGGAGCCCCTGGATtcatccctcctgcagcagaagCCAAATGTGAACGCGGTGGCTACCCTGGAGAAGGTCATCGAGATCCAGA GCAAGCACTGGGGCTCGGTGAAGCGCTTTGCGGCGACCGTGGGCTGCTCCTTGCTGGAGGCGCAGAAGGGGGAGGCGGAGGAGGCCGAAACGGTGACGGCCATGGCCCTGCTCTCGGTGGGCGCCGAGCAGGGGAACGCCGACCCCCAGCCCAG GCCGGcggaggagccgatggaggcTGAGCCCATGCTGTGA
- the HDAC5 gene encoding histone deacetylase 5 isoform X5, translated as MDPQSDAEGGSGREPSLELLSCAQLHATHPTSGAEGPAEVRGAPEACGERRGPGLDAAARERQLQRELLALKQQQQLQKQLLFAEFQKQHEHLTRQHEVQLQKHLKQQQEALAARRQQELEQQRQRERQEALEQQQRLEQLHALRTKDKSRESAIASTEVKLKLQEFLLSKTKEPGTGPPNHSLPQHPKCWAHHTSLDQNSPPQTGSPGTPPSYKLPLLGTYDGRDDFPLRKTASEPNLKVRSRLKQKVAERRSSPLLRRKDGTVISTFKKRAIEITVSSVCSSAPGSGPSSPNSSHSAIAENGFTGSVPNIHAEQLLPQHRALTLDGASQLSLYTSPSLPNISLGLQATVTVTNSHLNASPKLSPQAEAERPAVAALRPGAALTGKFLSTSSIPGCLLGVALEGDPPAGPASLLQHVLLLEQARQQSTLIAVPLHGQSPLVTGERAGSVRTVSKLPRHRPLSRTQSSPLPQSPQALPHGSLPHGTLQHHFLDKQQVQLGKLLPKPGELARQPPTHPEETEEELTEQQSPPPGDGATPGPPLTLVSPDAGDPPERLQDPEGCEEPGDSGDEVDVPGVPDVTDLGVTYKQSSPASASIKPPAPDGPPKHLFTTGVVYDTFMLKHQCTCGNTNIHPEHAGRIQSIWSRLQETGLLGKCERIRGRKATLEEIQTVHSEHHTLLYGTSPLNRQKLDSKKLLAPISQKTYAVLPCGGIGVDSDTVWNEMHSSSAVRMAVGCLVELAFKVAAGEIKNGFAVIRPPGHHAEESTAMGFCFFNSVAISAKLLQQKLSVGRILIVDWDIHHGNGTQQAFYSDPDVLYISLHRYDDGNFFPGSGAPEEVGSGMGVGYNINIAWTGGVDPPIGDVEYLTAFRTVVMPIANEFSPDVVLVSAGFDAVEGHLSPLGGYSVTAKCFGHLTKQLMMLAGGRVVLALEGGHDLTAICDASEACVSALLGLELEPLDSSLLQQKPNVNAVATLEKVIEIQSKHWGSVKRFAATVGCSLLEAQKGEAEEAETVTAMALLSVGAEQGNADPQPRPAEEPMEAEPML; from the exons ATGGACCCCCAGAGCGATGCAG AGGGGGGGTCCGGTCGTGAGCCCTCGCTGGAGCTCCTGTCCTGCGCCCAGCTCCACGCCACCCACCCCACCTCAG GGGCGGAGGGGCCGGCGGAGGTGCGAGGGGCACCCGAGGCGTGCGGGGAGcgccgggggccggggctggatGCGGCGGCGCGGGAGCGGCAGCTGCAGCGGGAGCTGTTGGCCctcaagcagcagcagcagctccagaagCAGCTGCTCTTCGCCGAGTTCCAGAAGCAACACGAGCACCTCACCCGCCAGCATGAGGTCCAGCTCCAGAAGCACCTCAAG cagcagcaagaagcGCTGGCCGCCCGccggcagcaggagctggagcagcagcggcagcgggAACGGCAGGAGgccctggagcagcagcagcgcctGGAGCAGCTCCATGCCCTGCGCACCAAGGACAAGAGCCGGGAGA gtgccaTCGCCAGCACGGAGGTGAAGCTGAAGCTGCAGGAGTTCCTGCTCAGCAAGACGAAGGAGCCGGGCACTGGCCCCCCCAACCAttccctcccccagcaccccaaatgTTG ggctcaTCACACCTCGTTGGACCAgaattcccccccccaaaccggCAGCCCGGGGACACCCCCATCCTACAAACTCCCCCTCCTCGGCACCTACGACGGCCGGGATGATTTCCCGCTTCGCAAAACCG CCTCCGAACCCAACCTGAAAGTTCGCTCGCGGTTAAAACAGAAGGTAGCGGAGAGGAGGAGCAGTCCCCTGCTGCGGAGGAAGGACGGCACCGTCATCAGCACCTTCAAGAAGCGAGCCATCGAGATCACGG TGTCCTCGGTGTGCAGCAGCGCCCCGGGCTCCGGGCCCAGCTCCCCCAACAGCTCCCACAGCGCCATCGCCGAAAACGGCTTCACCGGCTCCGTCCCCAACATCCACGCCGAG cagctcctgccccagcaccgAGCCCTCACCCTGGACGGCGCCAGCCAGCTCAGCCTCTACACGTCCCCGTCCCTGCCCAACATCTCCCTGGGGCTCCAGGCCACCGTCACCGTCACCAACTCCCACCTCAAC GCGTCCCCCAAGCTGTCACCGCAGGCGGAGGCCGAACGCCCGGCGGTGGCCGCCCTGCGCCCCGGGGCCGCCCTCACCGGCAAATTCCTGAGCACCTCCTCCATCCCGGGCTGCCTGTTGGGGGTGGCCCTGGAAGGGGacccccccgccggccccgcgtccctgctgcagcacgtCCTGCTGCTGGAGCAAGCGCGCCAGCAGAGCACCCTCATTGCCG TGCCGCTGCACGGGCAATCGCCGCTGGTGACGGGGGAGCGCGCGGGGAGCGTGCGGACGGTGAGCAAGCTGCCGCGGCACCGGCCCCTGAGCCGCACGCAGTcgtcccccctgccccagagcccccaggccctgccccacggctccctgccccacggcACTCTCCAGCATCATTTCCTCGACAAGCAGCAGGTTCAACTGGGAAAG ctgctccccaaGCCGGGGGAGCTGGCGCGGCAGCCCCCTACCCACCCCGAGGAGACGGAGGAGGAGTTGACGGAGCAGCAGTCGCCCCCCCCGGGTGATGGGGCTACCCCTGGACCCCCACTCACCCTCGTCTCTCCGGATGCTGGGGACCCCCCGGAGCGGCTGCAGGACCCCGAGGGCTGCGAGGAGCCGGGTGACAGCGGGGACGAGGTCGATGTCCCCGGGGTCCCCGATGTCACCGACCTGGGGGTCACGTACAAGCAG TCGTCCCCCGCCAGCGCCAGCATCAAGCCCCCTGCACCCGATGGGCCCCCCAAGCACCTATTTACCACAG GCGTGGTGTACGACACGTTCATGCTGAAGCACCAGTGCACCTGCGGGAACACCAACATCCACCCCGAGCACGCCGGCCGCATCCAGAGCATCTGGTCCCGTCTGCAGGAGACCGGTCTCCTCGGCAAGTGTGAG cgcATCCGGGGCAGGAAGGCGACGCTGGAGGAGATCCAGACGGTGCACTCGGAGCATCACACGCTGCTTTATGGCACCAGCCCCCTCAACCGCCAGAAGCTCGACAGCAAGAAGCTCCTGG CTCCCATCAGCCAGAAGACGTACGCGGTGCTGCCGTGCGGGGGCATCGGG GTGGACAGTGACACAGTGTGGAACGAGATGCACTCGTCCAGCGCCGTGCGCATGGCAGTGGGCTGCCTGGTGGAGCTCGCCTTCAAGGTGGCCGCCGGCGAGATCAAG AACGGCTTCGCCGTCATCCGCCCCCCGGGACACCATGCAGAGGAGTCCACGGCCAT GGGCTTCTGCTTCTTCAACTCGGTGGCCATCTCGGCCAAACTGCTCCAGCAGAAGCTCAGCGTGGGCAGGATCCTCATCGTGGACTGG GACATCCACCATGGGAACgggacccagcaagccttctACAGCGACCCCGACGTCCTCTACATCTCCCTCCACCGTTACGATGACGGCAACTTCTTCCCAGGCAGCGGGGCACCCGAGGAG GTGGGCAGCGGGATGGGAGTGGGCTACAACATTAACATCGCCTGGACCGGCGGCGTCGACCCCCCCATCGGGGACGTGGAGTATCTCACCGCCTTCAG GACCGTGGTGATGCCCATCGCCAACGAGTTCTCGCCAGACGTGGTGCTGGTCTCGGCCGGCTTCGACGCCGTCGAGGGTCACCTCTCCCCGCTCGGCGGCTACTCCGTCACCGCCAAAT GTTTTGGCCACTTAACAAAGCAGCTGATGATGCTGGCGGGGGGCCGGGTGGTGCTGGCGCTGGAGGGGGGGCACGACCTGACGGCCATCTGTGACGCCTCGGAGGCCTGCGTCTCCGCTCTGCTTGGCCTGGAG CTGGAGCCCCTGGATtcatccctcctgcagcagaagCCAAATGTGAACGCGGTGGCTACCCTGGAGAAGGTCATCGAGATCCAGA GCAAGCACTGGGGCTCGGTGAAGCGCTTTGCGGCGACCGTGGGCTGCTCCTTGCTGGAGGCGCAGAAGGGGGAGGCGGAGGAGGCCGAAACGGTGACGGCCATGGCCCTGCTCTCGGTGGGCGCCGAGCAGGGGAACGCCGACCCCCAGCCCAG GCCGGcggaggagccgatggaggcTGAGCCCATGCTGTGA
- the HDAC5 gene encoding histone deacetylase 5 isoform X1: MDPQSDAEGGSGREPSLELLSCAQLHATHPTSGAEGPAEVRGAPEACGERRGPGLDAAARERQLQRELLALKQQQQLQKQLLFAEFQKQHEHLTRQHEVQLQKHLKQQQEALAARRQQELEQQRQRERQEALEQQQRLEQLHALRTKDKSRESAIASTEVKLKLQEFLLSKTKEPGTGPPNHSLPQHPKCWAHHTSLDQNSPPQTGSPGTPPSYKLPLLGTYDGRDDFPLRKTASEPNLKVRSRLKQKVAERRSSPLLRRKDGTVISTFKKRAIEITVSSVCSSAPGSGPSSPNSSHSAIAENGFTGSVPNIHAEQLLPQHRALTLDGASQLSLYTSPSLPNISLGLQATVTVTNSHLNASPKLSPQAEAERPAVAALRPGAALTGKFLSTSSIPGCLLGVALEGDPPAGPASLLQHVLLLEQARQQSTLIAVPLHGQSPLVTGERAGSVRTVSKLPRHRPLSRTQSSPLPQSPQALPHGSLPHGTLQHHFLDKQQVQLGKLLPKPGELARQPPTHPEETEEELTEQQSPPPGDGATPGPPLTLVSPDAGDPPERLQDPEGCEEPGDSGDEVDVPGVPDVTDLGVTYKQVFPEAPLQLYPAPPLGILALSHPALARTQSSPASASIKPPAPDGPPKHLFTTGVVYDTFMLKHQCTCGNTNIHPEHAGRIQSIWSRLQETGLLGKCERIRGRKATLEEIQTVHSEHHTLLYGTSPLNRQKLDSKKLLAPISQKTYAVLPCGGIGVDSDTVWNEMHSSSAVRMAVGCLVELAFKVAAGEIKNGFAVIRPPGHHAEESTAMGFCFFNSVAISAKLLQQKLSVGRILIVDWDIHHGNGTQQAFYSDPDVLYISLHRYDDGNFFPGSGAPEEVGSGMGVGYNINIAWTGGVDPPIGDVEYLTAFRTVVMPIANEFSPDVVLVSAGFDAVEGHLSPLGGYSVTAKCFGHLTKQLMMLAGGRVVLALEGGHDLTAICDASEACVSALLGLELEPLDSSLLQQKPNVNAVATLEKVIEIQSKHWGSVKRFAATVGCSLLEAQKGEAEEAETVTAMALLSVGAEQGNADPQPRPAEEPMEAEPML; encoded by the exons ATGGACCCCCAGAGCGATGCAG AGGGGGGGTCCGGTCGTGAGCCCTCGCTGGAGCTCCTGTCCTGCGCCCAGCTCCACGCCACCCACCCCACCTCAG GGGCGGAGGGGCCGGCGGAGGTGCGAGGGGCACCCGAGGCGTGCGGGGAGcgccgggggccggggctggatGCGGCGGCGCGGGAGCGGCAGCTGCAGCGGGAGCTGTTGGCCctcaagcagcagcagcagctccagaagCAGCTGCTCTTCGCCGAGTTCCAGAAGCAACACGAGCACCTCACCCGCCAGCATGAGGTCCAGCTCCAGAAGCACCTCAAG cagcagcaagaagcGCTGGCCGCCCGccggcagcaggagctggagcagcagcggcagcgggAACGGCAGGAGgccctggagcagcagcagcgcctGGAGCAGCTCCATGCCCTGCGCACCAAGGACAAGAGCCGGGAGA gtgccaTCGCCAGCACGGAGGTGAAGCTGAAGCTGCAGGAGTTCCTGCTCAGCAAGACGAAGGAGCCGGGCACTGGCCCCCCCAACCAttccctcccccagcaccccaaatgTTG ggctcaTCACACCTCGTTGGACCAgaattcccccccccaaaccggCAGCCCGGGGACACCCCCATCCTACAAACTCCCCCTCCTCGGCACCTACGACGGCCGGGATGATTTCCCGCTTCGCAAAACCG CCTCCGAACCCAACCTGAAAGTTCGCTCGCGGTTAAAACAGAAGGTAGCGGAGAGGAGGAGCAGTCCCCTGCTGCGGAGGAAGGACGGCACCGTCATCAGCACCTTCAAGAAGCGAGCCATCGAGATCACGG TGTCCTCGGTGTGCAGCAGCGCCCCGGGCTCCGGGCCCAGCTCCCCCAACAGCTCCCACAGCGCCATCGCCGAAAACGGCTTCACCGGCTCCGTCCCCAACATCCACGCCGAG cagctcctgccccagcaccgAGCCCTCACCCTGGACGGCGCCAGCCAGCTCAGCCTCTACACGTCCCCGTCCCTGCCCAACATCTCCCTGGGGCTCCAGGCCACCGTCACCGTCACCAACTCCCACCTCAAC GCGTCCCCCAAGCTGTCACCGCAGGCGGAGGCCGAACGCCCGGCGGTGGCCGCCCTGCGCCCCGGGGCCGCCCTCACCGGCAAATTCCTGAGCACCTCCTCCATCCCGGGCTGCCTGTTGGGGGTGGCCCTGGAAGGGGacccccccgccggccccgcgtccctgctgcagcacgtCCTGCTGCTGGAGCAAGCGCGCCAGCAGAGCACCCTCATTGCCG TGCCGCTGCACGGGCAATCGCCGCTGGTGACGGGGGAGCGCGCGGGGAGCGTGCGGACGGTGAGCAAGCTGCCGCGGCACCGGCCCCTGAGCCGCACGCAGTcgtcccccctgccccagagcccccaggccctgccccacggctccctgccccacggcACTCTCCAGCATCATTTCCTCGACAAGCAGCAGGTTCAACTGGGAAAG ctgctccccaaGCCGGGGGAGCTGGCGCGGCAGCCCCCTACCCACCCCGAGGAGACGGAGGAGGAGTTGACGGAGCAGCAGTCGCCCCCCCCGGGTGATGGGGCTACCCCTGGACCCCCACTCACCCTCGTCTCTCCGGATGCTGGGGACCCCCCGGAGCGGCTGCAGGACCCCGAGGGCTGCGAGGAGCCGGGTGACAGCGGGGACGAGGTCGATGTCCCCGGGGTCCCCGATGTCACCGACCTGGGGGTCACGTACAAGCAG gtgttCCCTGAGGCACCGCTGCAGCTGTACCCCGCGCCCCCCCTGGGTATCCTGGCGTTATCCCACCCGGCTCTCGCCCGCACCCAGTCGTCCCCCGCCAGCGCCAGCATCAAGCCCCCTGCACCCGATGGGCCCCCCAAGCACCTATTTACCACAG GCGTGGTGTACGACACGTTCATGCTGAAGCACCAGTGCACCTGCGGGAACACCAACATCCACCCCGAGCACGCCGGCCGCATCCAGAGCATCTGGTCCCGTCTGCAGGAGACCGGTCTCCTCGGCAAGTGTGAG cgcATCCGGGGCAGGAAGGCGACGCTGGAGGAGATCCAGACGGTGCACTCGGAGCATCACACGCTGCTTTATGGCACCAGCCCCCTCAACCGCCAGAAGCTCGACAGCAAGAAGCTCCTGG CTCCCATCAGCCAGAAGACGTACGCGGTGCTGCCGTGCGGGGGCATCGGG GTGGACAGTGACACAGTGTGGAACGAGATGCACTCGTCCAGCGCCGTGCGCATGGCAGTGGGCTGCCTGGTGGAGCTCGCCTTCAAGGTGGCCGCCGGCGAGATCAAG AACGGCTTCGCCGTCATCCGCCCCCCGGGACACCATGCAGAGGAGTCCACGGCCAT GGGCTTCTGCTTCTTCAACTCGGTGGCCATCTCGGCCAAACTGCTCCAGCAGAAGCTCAGCGTGGGCAGGATCCTCATCGTGGACTGG GACATCCACCATGGGAACgggacccagcaagccttctACAGCGACCCCGACGTCCTCTACATCTCCCTCCACCGTTACGATGACGGCAACTTCTTCCCAGGCAGCGGGGCACCCGAGGAG GTGGGCAGCGGGATGGGAGTGGGCTACAACATTAACATCGCCTGGACCGGCGGCGTCGACCCCCCCATCGGGGACGTGGAGTATCTCACCGCCTTCAG GACCGTGGTGATGCCCATCGCCAACGAGTTCTCGCCAGACGTGGTGCTGGTCTCGGCCGGCTTCGACGCCGTCGAGGGTCACCTCTCCCCGCTCGGCGGCTACTCCGTCACCGCCAAAT GTTTTGGCCACTTAACAAAGCAGCTGATGATGCTGGCGGGGGGCCGGGTGGTGCTGGCGCTGGAGGGGGGGCACGACCTGACGGCCATCTGTGACGCCTCGGAGGCCTGCGTCTCCGCTCTGCTTGGCCTGGAG CTGGAGCCCCTGGATtcatccctcctgcagcagaagCCAAATGTGAACGCGGTGGCTACCCTGGAGAAGGTCATCGAGATCCAGA GCAAGCACTGGGGCTCGGTGAAGCGCTTTGCGGCGACCGTGGGCTGCTCCTTGCTGGAGGCGCAGAAGGGGGAGGCGGAGGAGGCCGAAACGGTGACGGCCATGGCCCTGCTCTCGGTGGGCGCCGAGCAGGGGAACGCCGACCCCCAGCCCAG GCCGGcggaggagccgatggaggcTGAGCCCATGCTGTGA